tttgaaattgagaaggaCAAGAGGTCATTTCAgttttatcatttcaaccaaAACTTCTTTTGATTTTAAGATAAAGTTCAAAACTATACATAATTTTAGTCTAATGTGCAATGTTATAtatggattttgattttgtgcaattttatatatgaattgttgatttgatttaattttcataaacaaCTAACACCATTATCGATATAACATCGTTTTACGTTTAATTGTTGcgtacacaaataattataactatccaatataaaaatgattattttacgtttatttgtatatttgaatCATGATCAAAATTTCcgatgtaaaattattaaattttacaatttttattttattttttaacccacatggtatattataatgtaatagagatatatatatatatatatatatatatttgttggaTTTTGTTTTGACAAGAAAAACCAATACGTATTCTTATAATTATACACAGATTTTCGAAGACATTTTGAAATGTTGATACCAATTCGACACATTAGTAACTTTCCATTATCCtagtttattataattaatttgatcttttaaaaaatgttagAGTAAAGTCGtatttctaaaaaatcaattttattaattttaaaagtaaaaattaataataattaattaatgtaaatgttttttcatcaaattatatatattcttatcgacataataataaatttaattattaatcctaatatttacataaaatataaaggttaaaattgttattataataataaaatatgagaagaagggagaatttttttaaatttcttggTTGAACCATAAACCCAACAAAACCCTGAAAGAAAGGCGAAGGCCCCTGTTTCTTCGCCGCTCCAATTCCATAACCACTGTTATACTGCCACAGCATGAAGTTCGCGGTGAAGGCATGGAGCAATGGAGGAGCACGGGCAGGTATCCTCCATCTGGGCACCTCCACCATCGACACCCCTTCGCTTCTCCTTTCCACCCGTAAAGGCTTGCCCCACTTTATCTCCCCTGACCTTCTCTCTTGTCTCCCTTCCCCTGAGTCCCGTCTCCTCCATGTCAGCCCCCTTCACTTGTAAGCTTTCATTTGCCTTCTTTCAACTCTATTTTCTCCTCTATTCCCTGCTTAATCTTTTGCATATTTCAGCTTGGAAGGCCTTTCCATGAAAACTATCTCCAAGATTGGAGGGCTTCACCAACTACTTGGTTTGCATGACCATTGCTTCGTTGCTGTTCCAAGGGATTCCATTCAATGCCTTCCCGAAGCTAGTTCCACTAACAAAATCGGGGCCTCTTTCGAGACCCCTTGTGGTCGTCTTCTGGTACTATCTGTCTATCAATACTGATGTATTTAGCGGTGTTCATTACTCGGCTCTAACTGAATGAACCGGgcgaaatttaattttaatgtgtttgcCAGATTAAACCCGTTGAATATATGGAAATGATATCTTCCACGAGACCTGAGTTGTGGGCTACTTTGGCTGATGAAGTGCCTGCTTGGGTGTCtgataaaaggaacaaaacCTCAGTGGACCGGACCATCAAATGGCTCGATGAATGCATTTCATTAAGCCCTGTAATTTTCTTTATTGccttttttctttcatctttgACTTACTACAATTAGAATAACATGATATTGAATTTTTGCAAATGATAAGCATCATGTATATTACTCCGGCTTTTCATTTTGTTGACTTGTATCCAGTTTTGGTATAAGGATACGACCTTCCAAGCATTAAAACTTGcaaaaatttaaacatgcacTTGTAGGACATATACCTGTATTTGACACTCACACCCAAGTCATCCTTTAAAGTATTGGTGTCACTACTAAACACTATTTCTGGTGCTCTTTTTGTTAATTGTAACTTCATCTTGCATTTTGGAACCTACgctgaattttgaaatgtttttgttttttgttttctagttagtttaaattttagcaAGTTAGTTTCTAGATGAAGTTTACTGTTGCATTTTATTTGAAAGATGTTATAGTTCTAGAAGATGAAAGTAAGCATAGGGTTGATCTTCGGTTAGAATATTGAAGGACTACCTAAGAGTCTAAGGGGTTTGATGTTATACTGGATGAGAAGAGAAGAATTTTAGTAAAAGAAATGGACGAGGTCAGCGATGAAGTTAGAACTGATTTTCAGGACATTCCTGAGAGTGCCTATATTAGCATTATGGATAAAGAAAGCAGATGTAAAAGAATGTTGTTTACCGGAACAAAATGGATATAGATTAGATGGTTTGTTGAGTGTTACAAGGGTTTTTCAATAATCGTAAGATAGCATTGGCTATGCAGTATGACTGTAGTGGTAGTTAGAATATGGCTTGCCTATTGGTTGAGTATCAGTTAAATAAGGTTGTTTCAACAGGTATCTCATCATGCAAGAAGagatcataaaaaataaagtcgTATTTGTGAGAATGTAAagtaaatttgattttagtaaaaataataaagagagGTAGAGGTTGATCTACTAAATAAAAAGGGTTTGGCATCTCTGGATGTTTGAAAGGACATGGATTTTTAAGTGCATTAATGAAGTTGTGTTATTTTTGTATGCGGAGACCTCAAAAATGTCCATTGAAGATTTGGATAACGGTAAAGCCTGCAAAAGCCACCTTTTAAATACCTTCAAACCTAAAGGATCTGAGAGTAAAGCCTTTCTACTCATAATTTTCGCCTGAGATCATGCTATTGACTGTGGAAATTCTCTTTTGATAATTATTCCAAATTGATGAATATCGTAATAATATGAAATCCCTTCGCTTCATTCTAGCTTCCTCTCCTCTTCTGATCTAGGAAGATACAATTGTATCCTTTGCTCCAGCTTGATTCCTTTTTTCCCTCTCCTTTTGCTCTATTCTTTCTTTATACAGCATAAAGGTCAAATCTTGGTAAATTTAGTTCAAACCATGTTTTTATAAGAATGTTAAGGTTACAAGCCATGTGGTTATGTTTGAAGTCGAAGATGATGCTTATTTGTTTAGTAGGTAGGTAATTAACTAGATGAAAGCCTTCGCTCTTTAAAGATATGAATAATCTAAGGGTTCTCATAGGTACTTATTGAAACCATGATGGGGCTTTGATTAGTGAAGTTATAATGTCTCTTAAGGAATATATGTTTTAAGTCGAAGATGATGCTTATTTGTTTAGTAGGTAGGTAATTAACTAGATGAAAGCCTTCGCTCTTTAAAGATATGAATAATCTAAGGGTTCTCATAGGTACTTACTGAAACCATGATGGGGCTTTGATTAGTGAAGTTATAATGTCTCTGAAGGAATATATGTCTAACATCTTCTCCCCGTGCAGAactataaagaaaatatttacgTAAATATTGGGTTGAATGTTAAGTTTTTGTCATCATTGACTGTGGAATGCATTTAGCTTTAAATTTATTGAGTAATAAGTATTCCAAAATGACATCAGCACAGCTTTTGTCAAAAAATGCAATGTGATATTAAGTTTGATTGATATAAGCTTGTATTAACTCATGGAATTTAGGCAAGTGGAGCTGTTTTCGGAGCTATTGTTGGAGGTTCTAGTTTGGAAGAAAGGCGAAGATGTGCCCAAGAGGTAGCAACAAGAAACGTATCTGGTATATCTATGAGCAAGACTTTTGTTTGTGCCATAAAGTCTTAACGCAGTTTGTTGCATGCTAATCCTTTCATACCCCTAGCATTATATTGGATAACATTATCGAATACAATCCTATTCACAATCTTACTTTATCCCATCGTATCCATAGTTTTTGTGCACCAAAGGTGCCCTAATAATATGATATTGATGTCTGGCTTAAATGTATTTTCAGCGTAGAGCTCCTAGGcatatttaatttggtttaaagcTGGAAACTCAAGTCCATCTGCATGAAGGACACACCATCGACACCAGGCACAAGCTTTGACTGTATTGTAAATACTCCTTAGTGTCTTAAGACTACAAATAGAAtaggtctttttttttttttttgtgtgtgtgtgtgtgtgtgtatgtactATAGTTTAGTTGCTATGTTGGCCCCTTATCTAGTGACCTCAAACACGAACACGAGTATGACAGATATGGATATGGTCATCAACAAGTTTCCGAACTTAGAATGTGATAATAGGATCTGTCATTGTAATTAAGAATATTCTTACATGtctttttaaagtaaataaattattaaaatattttagtcttCAAATATAGTTTTGTTAATTATCTAAATGGGATTAAATTTGGGGTCTTCATGATATCCTGGATCTGATGCCAAATCTGCTCAAATCTATTTGGTCAAGGTGGTACCATTGTGGTTACTTTGCTGGAGATGGCATAACTACTTCCCTTACCTGTTAgtctttgaattttaattgttccTCCCTATatccaatttaaataatatgtattttttaaatcttttcatCTGTATCCAAGCTGTGTTGGTTACATATTCTAGCTTATACATAACTGTGGTACATATGGTTTCCTTATGTCTCGGTGCTTATTAGCTCCTTGGACAACTCATCTTAATGTATATGCATGCTTGCTACCTTGAAACCTAGATCTTTCCTATTCCATAGTACATATTTTAATGCATCTGTTTTCGATTGCATGTTCACTCTtgttatcaaatatttaaatactgATTCTGAATATAAATTATGCAGGTTATTGGGTTGGAGGGTTAGGGCTTGGGGAAAGCATGGATGAACGCCCTGCTCTGCTTAATGCTGTCATTGTAAGTAGCTTAACCCATAATTTAGGCTAAAGTAATAATCAGtttaacttatattaatatatattttggtgcaTGATTTAAAACTCAACGAAGTTTGGATGTGTTGATCAAAGAGGGAAAAAGTAGAAAAGATATAGCTTTTGTAAGATTCACTATTGGTTAGCTTTTGTTTCTTTCagcttttacttttcttttagcTAATGGCAGCAAAACAGATACTAATGGAAGAAACGTGATAAGAGTAGTGCGGAAGTCTAAATCTCTTCCTCTAAGCCAAAGGTAAAAACTGTATAGTTATGATGACAAAGTATACAAAGGTCAAGCTTACTTGGTGTAGCCATTGAAACACTTGACTCATTGTTCTTCGTTGCACAGTTGGGAactgtaattttattaattttaaacccTATTTTGCTATGTTATTTTGTCAACTTTAGTTTATTCTAGGAGCTTAGGTTATTTTCTTGGAATCTAAGTTGGTTGTTTACTTGTTTATTATGGTACCCTTCAAGTCTGATCTTATTGGGTTAAAGAATA
This sequence is a window from Gossypium raimondii isolate GPD5lz chromosome 5, ASM2569854v1, whole genome shotgun sequence. Protein-coding genes within it:
- the LOC105769963 gene encoding uncharacterized protein LOC105769963 → MKFAVKAWSNGGARAGILHLGTSTIDTPSLLLSTRKGLPHFISPDLLSCLPSPESRLLHVSPLHFLEGLSMKTISKIGGLHQLLGLHDHCFVAVPRDSIQCLPEASSTNKIGASFETPCGRLLIKPVEYMEMISSTRPELWATLADEVPAWVSDKRNKTSVDRTIKWLDECISLSPASGAVFGAIVGGSSLEERRRCAQEVATRNVSGYWVGGLGLGESMDERPALLNAVIEALPEEKPRLICGLGLPEEILQGIAAGVDLFESTYIYHLTLGGFALTFPLDRTQINALNLAPSDVGSDPRKINLRATVFRKDTMPIVEGCTCYTCRNHTRAYINHLLNVHEMLAQILLEIHNTHHFLGFFRLIREAINAGRFEEFRKEFVQRWR